The genome window CATTTGTAATTGacttagattatgtttggttcaagagaaaatacaagagaacaaaaaaaaaaagagaaaataaaacaggtgaaaagaaaaggaaatgaaaatagACTTAAAGTTCATAATTTCTTCTATATATTAATTACTAtaaactctttttatttatactaaataattcaaaaatacataagtttttaaataattttagttatatctaactttctttcatatttttcatactatAACCAAATacgataaaatcatttttatagcTAATATACCTTTGGCATTATAAACTAACGGGAAAATGAGATATGGTAGGGGAGATGTTGTGGAGATCGATACTTGGGTTGATGCAGCCGGAAAGAATGGAATGCGTCGAGACTGGATAATTAGAGACTGTAACACTCAAAAGATCATAACAAGAGCTACAAGGTGAAGGCTATCTCCATTTTAAACTATCAAGAAATTCTaattaagggtttgtttgagaATAATTCTTGAAAGTAGTTTTCTAactgaaaatcattttttgagaaTTCGTTCTAAAAGGAGGTTGTGTTTTACAGCAAGTTTGAGATGTCTTGTGGAATTTTTTGTAAAGTATTTTGCGAAATAATATCATATCCTTGCAGCACATGGGTGATTATGAACAGAGAAACAAGAAGGCTGTGTAAGATCCCTGAGCAAGTTAGGGAAGAGGTACAACCATTCTATCTGAATAGACTTGCCATAGCTGCTGCAGCCCAGAACCACAATGAAAAAATTGACAAGCTCACTGATGAAACTGCTGGCAGAATCCGATCCGGCTTAGCTGTGAGTCTCAAATTTGAGTTCATCAACACACttgatgatggtgatgatgatgatgaatgtCTCTTCCCCTTTTATAAGTTTCATGCTTTCTTTTCATACTATCAATTTTATGAGGAAATTATTCAGCTTTGATTCACTAAGTAGTCTTCTCTCTATGCACCCCAGCCAAGATGGAGCGACATGGATGCCAACCTCCATGTCAACAATGTCAAATACATTGGATGGATCTTGGAGGTACCTCTCAAAACCCTAAACATAATCGAACCGAGACTACAGCTAATTGGAGCTCTGATACTATGTTAAACTAATAACATCTGAGACAAGTATTCACTCCAAAAAATTGCGAATTTATTTGTAGAGTGTGCCGGTAGATGTGTTGGAGCATTACAATCTCACGAGTATGACGCTTGAGTATCGACGGGAGTGTCGACAATCGGATCTGCTGGAGTCCTTGACAAGCATGAAAGCAAAGGTGAGTGAAGAGTCGAGCAACAAGTCAAGAGATTTGTTGAGCACACACCTGCTTCGCATGGATGATGATAAGGCCGAAATAATCCGAGCAAGATCAGAGTGGCAGTCCAAACAACAACACTAGAAGTGATATGATCTCATATCACATCTATATATCAGTTCATCTCCATGTTTTGTCTTTCATTTTGTATTAATTCATTATTTCTTTCTATATTTTGGCCTTTGCGAGTTGGGGTTCTTATGCAGTGCACATTTTGGAAGGGCACTCTCTTCATTCACTTATGAGCTCTAAGTCTTGGTTTTTGGTTGtttattgttattgttttttttatagatgtGTCAACTGGTACAACAATGTGACTCTTAAGTCCAAGTATGGTTTTTAGAACATACCCATCAGCCTAATATCAAATTTCATAAAagatttgattttcttatagttttttttaaaacagtttttgaaaagtgttcaaatttaaaatgtttttaacttatctttaatatttttaaaataatttatatatactgtgctttatttttaataattttacatgtttgtataattatttattaaaacaacccttaaaaaataagtgaaaataataaaaaataattaaaaaatgttttatgaaaacactctatttctatttttaataataagaaataggAAATAGTTTCTAATtagtaaatgttttttttttttttggtttttgagaacacaaaactattcttaaaaataattgtcaaacaaactccttgttattttataattaaaaaatgattatattatttGGTATAtatgtctttttttttgggtcataatttttttactttaatttcatttattcgTACTTTTATTCACcaattgaatttaattacaTATTATAAAGACATaccttgaatttgatatgatatGGCATTTTCCTTCTAGTTTTGATGAGctctttataatattttttttagagtgcatttggaagtgattttaggaagtatttctaatttttctaaaatttaaaagttgtcatttttcaagtattagaaaaaactagaaatactttctaaaatcattatcaaacatagTCCTAATATaatactaaaatatattttaattagaCAACATGATATTTATaagttatatttatttgtatttttgtatagtctttttttttttaatttatatcttaatcatttatatattaatccAATTTGTTTTATTGAAATTCAATATTTTCGGGATTTACAGTCAAcaacttgtattttattatacattttaaattattcgtATTAAAAGGTAGGTCGGAGACCAAATTGTAGGATGATCAATGGGTGATTGGCATTGATGATTCTATTGCAATTGTCAACTTCATCAATTCTAATCTTTCCAAACATGTCGTTATTCGTACTTGCATAATATTCACAGTTACGTTTCTATGGGGGATTCCTCTCCACGTGTCCCTTCCCTACTCTGACACTCTGCTCGTTTAAGATAAGTATGAAACTCATTCAGATCGTTTCGCCTAGGACAAGATAAGATCAGCCTAGCACCAGAAGTGAGGGGGTTCCTTTCTCCCACAGGGCCAAACGACATCAGGAGTCCAAATTCTCAAATGGGAAGAACTGTCTAATTACATCTTGAAGAGCTTTGGTATACGTGATCATTCACCCCTAACACTTGAGCGACTTACGAGACTTCATTTCACCCACAAGTCCACGTCAATTAATTGCTACCCACAATCCTAGACGTCGATAAATTGATAGGACAAACAACTATATGATCCAAGATTGTGACCTGTCAGCTACCTTTAACCATGATGATTGCCTTACAACCCTTAGGACGATTATCATTATAGAAGAACGTTAGGGTGTTTGGTCAATACTATAGTGACGATGTCATCAGTTCTATATAAACCCTTCAAAAAGCGCAAACCAGGTACGGGCACACATATGCTCATTCTCTCTCATAAAATAATTAGAGCTACTTTTATTTGCCTTAAATTTCGGAGGACGTGTTTGGATCGTCCGTTCGAACATCCTTTTATGTAGGAAAGAAGATCGCCCAACTTTAGTGTAGCTAGAATGATTCTTCAAAAAGCACAAAGTAGGGGACAAGTCCACCTAGCTTCAGCAAACCTAGATGGACCTCAGTCCTGTTGGCTTAGCGACAATAGTTTCATGGCTAGTTTTTTGTCTATTACTTTCTTTGCATTTATGGGCAAAGTTTAGCTGTTACAGGCATGGCCGTGGGGAAGGGACTGTTTGGGccatatttgtataaataaTAGGGCGGGTCAGTAGGCAAGACAATCTACCAATTATTGTTGCCATGTGACCCCCACCTCCCAGCCTCACCCTTTTCCTCAAAAGTATCGACGCTGTGACATCACAGAGTGCGAATtgtcaatttaaaaaatgtagtaGGTAGTTGagactttaatttaaattttataaaactaaaatatttttaaaactttaaaatatatttaataatgattttaggaagtatttttaattatttaatatttaaatttttttattttttaattattaaaaatattttttaaaaccattatcaCATACATTTTTATACGAGGAAAAGGGATTAGTTTCAACATAAGTTCTGCAGGggtttaagtgttttttttttttccataaaaggCTATTTTTCCCCAAATCTCGGGGCTTGGCGGAGTGTTCTGACTTCTGAGAGTAGGTATATGAGTGAATATGGAAATGCGAGCTACCCTGAGGGCCATCGGCCCATCACTCACTGGGTTCCATTATGGCCCCTTAAAAAATGGCTGTCAGACGAATTTTGCAGtctacccccccccccccccccagtAAAatttagggagaattgtgttttgggcccagttgggcccaaaaattaacatttgatcatccaaccacccatatttaagcccaagacccaaacaaagtatgaaaattaagatgaaggatattgtctttcattaattcctaaaatacccttatcccTTATATGCCTACAAGTGAgagtgtgaattttaattttttttgtgtttttttccttttctattctctattaaatattactcatttctaactttttttttttcctttttattccaatatatatttctattttatgtcaaataaaaaacaataatatttttttat of Vitis vinifera cultivar Pinot Noir 40024 chromosome 17, ASM3070453v1 contains these proteins:
- the LOC100254336 gene encoding palmitoyl-acyl carrier protein thioesterase, chloroplastic; protein product: MASMAATSKMGLHFSEDLRKKKLNKNVGLAKKLLKVEYYCSPMIRKENLLRRKLSVVANSTGYRAAQTDMINGKKLNGIHAGKMISSTDACMLGKFVEERFVYRQTFVIRSYEIGPDKTATMETLMNLLQETALNHVSSSGLAGNGFGATREMSLRKLIWVVTRIHIQVEKYSSWGDVVEIDTWVDAAGKNGMRRDWIIRDCNTQKIITRATSTWVIMNRETRRLCKIPEQVREEVQPFYLNRLAIAAAAQNHNEKIDKLTDETAGRIRSGLAPRWSDMDANLHVNNVKYIGWILESVPVDVLEHYNLTSMTLEYRRECRQSDLLESLTSMKAKVSEESSNKSRDLLSTHLLRMDDDKAEIIRARSEWQSKQQH